A region from the Candidatus Abyssobacteria bacterium SURF_5 genome encodes:
- a CDS encoding FAD-binding oxidoreductase, whose translation MDQQAYRTFESILGAENVSQDPGLLDAYTYQWLGEMIGDHTRFGPFRPICVVLPSSTEEVQAIIKTCNRFNLKFKAHSTGWGLYCNPGGDGVVMLDLRRMNRLIEINERDMYAVVEPYVIWAQIQVEAMRRGLNCVTIGAGSCTSALANCTSLMGTANTNVSMGYNERNILGVEWVLPDGEILRLGSLGSGAGWITGDGPGPSLRGIMRGTFGALGGLGVFTKCAIRLYQWGGPSEMPSENIISIEERLLKYPERAALVAPYFENRVDFEEALARIGEAEIAYSIGLLERGLLTLGLGLDNLQSAEMRENLAPSLPKYMFPVLMVANSKSELDYQVKVLDRIIEETRGKRFELLEQEQFRDIITLFLIKGGSVPAKAVFSPTGAFNPILCGYFGTRKTLVKAMDDAEEIKRKYVESGLLADDMAEGGWSPLIIDHGHMEYFEHETLFDPAVPQSTMALMMLTMETNQSLADKKLMIPFASQVKVARAQGMAVHDSIVEHHNCDYRVLQKGFKAAFDPNNAADSCNYIESR comes from the coding sequence ATGGATCAACAGGCTTACAGAACATTTGAAAGCATTCTTGGAGCGGAGAACGTCTCGCAGGATCCGGGACTCCTCGACGCGTATACATATCAGTGGCTCGGAGAAATGATCGGCGATCACACCCGCTTCGGTCCGTTTCGGCCCATTTGTGTTGTTTTGCCTTCCAGCACGGAAGAGGTGCAGGCGATCATCAAAACGTGCAATCGCTTCAACCTCAAGTTCAAAGCGCATTCCACCGGATGGGGTCTCTACTGCAATCCTGGCGGCGACGGCGTCGTCATGCTCGACCTTCGGCGGATGAACCGTCTCATCGAAATCAATGAACGCGACATGTACGCCGTGGTCGAGCCGTACGTGATTTGGGCGCAGATCCAGGTGGAAGCCATGCGCCGCGGGCTCAACTGCGTCACGATCGGCGCTGGAAGCTGCACGTCCGCACTCGCCAACTGCACATCTCTCATGGGGACCGCGAACACAAATGTTTCGATGGGCTATAACGAGCGCAACATTCTCGGCGTGGAATGGGTTCTTCCCGACGGCGAAATCCTGCGACTCGGTTCACTCGGGTCCGGCGCCGGCTGGATCACGGGCGACGGCCCCGGCCCTTCGCTGCGCGGGATCATGCGCGGGACGTTCGGCGCGCTCGGCGGTCTCGGCGTCTTTACGAAATGCGCTATCCGACTCTACCAATGGGGCGGTCCCAGCGAGATGCCGAGCGAAAACATAATCAGCATCGAGGAACGACTCCTGAAATATCCCGAAAGAGCGGCTCTTGTCGCTCCGTACTTTGAAAACCGTGTCGATTTCGAAGAGGCGCTGGCCAGAATAGGCGAAGCGGAAATCGCCTACTCCATCGGACTGCTCGAGCGGGGCCTGCTCACGCTCGGACTCGGCCTCGACAACCTGCAATCGGCTGAAATGCGTGAAAACCTCGCGCCGTCTCTTCCCAAGTACATGTTCCCGGTTCTCATGGTGGCGAACAGCAAGAGCGAGTTGGATTATCAGGTGAAAGTCCTGGACAGGATCATTGAGGAAACGCGCGGCAAGCGCTTCGAACTGCTCGAGCAGGAACAGTTCCGGGACATTATCACCCTGTTTCTCATCAAAGGCGGCAGCGTTCCCGCAAAGGCGGTCTTCTCGCCGACCGGCGCGTTCAATCCGATCCTCTGCGGCTATTTCGGCACGCGGAAAACGCTGGTGAAGGCGATGGATGACGCCGAAGAGATCAAGCGCAAGTACGTAGAGTCGGGGCTGCTTGCCGACGATATGGCGGAGGGCGGCTGGAGTCCGCTCATCATCGATCATGGCCACATGGAATATTTCGAGCACGAAACGCTGTTTGATCCCGCCGTGCCGCAATCCACGATGGCGCTCATGATGCTGACCATGGAGACGAACCAGTCGCTCGCGGACAAGAAACTGATGATTCCGTTTGCGAGTCAGGTGAAAGTCGCTCGCGCGCAGGGAATGGCGGTCCATGATTCGATCGTGGAGCATCATAACTGCGATTATCGGGTATTGCAGAAGGGATTCAAGGCGGCCTTCGACCCGAACAACGCCGCCGACTCGTGCAATTATATCGAATCGCGTTAG
- a CDS encoding FAD-binding oxidoreductase: MIRSWSIITAIIGYCRRDSRRPSTRTTPPTRAIISNRVSSSRGRDDRMNTEAFKMFKSIVGAENVSQDPAVLDSYTYQWMGEMTGDTTRFGPYRPVCVALPSSTEEVQAIVRACNRFGLKVKAFSTGWGLYSAPGGEGVVQLDLRRMNRLIEINERDMYALVEPYVIWAQLQAEAMRKGLNCVTIGAGSSTSALANCTSVMGVANNNVSMGYNERNVLGVEWVLPDGEILRLGAPGSGNSWISGDGPGPSLRGVMRGAFGALGGMGVFTKCAVRLYQWGGPAELESVNILSMDERIVDYPENVKLIAPYFNDRTSLEQAVAKIGESEIAYSVGLLERGLLTLGLGKTNAESAEMRENLHPVIPKHIFTVLLVANSRSELMFQAKTIDAILQETGGKPFEMVEQENFRDIITLLLVKGGSVPARGVFSPTGSFSPILCGFFATRGTLVKAMDDSEEIKRKHIESGLLGDDMGEGGWGPLILDHGHSEYFENETLFDPQVPDSIQALVDVTTETNESLAKKKLIIPFLSQVKVARAQKKSAHDTIAPHMNTDYRHLQRKFKQVFDPNDTADSCNYIDAGK, from the coding sequence ATGATTCGATCGTGGAGCATCATAACTGCGATTATCGGGTATTGCAGAAGGGATTCAAGGCGGCCTTCGACCCGAACAACGCCGCCGACTCGTGCAATTATATCGAATCGCGTTAGCTCCTCAAGAGGGAGGGATGACCGAATGAATACCGAAGCCTTCAAGATGTTCAAAAGCATCGTCGGGGCGGAAAACGTTTCACAGGATCCCGCGGTTCTGGACAGCTACACGTACCAGTGGATGGGTGAGATGACCGGCGACACGACCCGCTTCGGGCCATACCGGCCCGTCTGCGTCGCCCTGCCGTCGTCCACGGAGGAGGTGCAGGCGATTGTGCGAGCCTGCAATCGCTTCGGCCTGAAGGTCAAAGCCTTCTCCACCGGATGGGGGCTGTATTCGGCCCCGGGCGGCGAAGGCGTTGTCCAGCTCGATCTGAGGCGAATGAACCGCCTCATCGAGATCAATGAGAGGGACATGTACGCGCTTGTCGAGCCGTATGTCATCTGGGCGCAGCTCCAGGCGGAAGCCATGCGAAAGGGGCTTAACTGCGTCACCATTGGCGCCGGAAGCTCGACGTCGGCTCTTGCCAACTGCACATCGGTCATGGGCGTCGCAAACAACAACGTCTCGATGGGGTACAACGAGCGCAATGTGCTGGGGGTCGAATGGGTCCTGCCGGACGGCGAAATCCTCAGACTCGGCGCGCCCGGCTCCGGAAACAGTTGGATTTCGGGCGATGGTCCCGGGCCATCGCTGCGCGGCGTCATGCGCGGCGCGTTCGGCGCGCTTGGCGGCATGGGCGTGTTCACCAAATGCGCCGTCCGCCTGTATCAATGGGGAGGTCCGGCGGAGCTTGAGAGCGTGAATATCCTTTCGATGGACGAGCGTATTGTGGATTATCCGGAGAACGTCAAGCTGATCGCGCCGTATTTCAACGACCGAACCAGTCTGGAGCAGGCGGTGGCGAAAATCGGTGAATCGGAAATCGCATATTCAGTTGGATTGCTCGAGCGCGGCCTGCTTACGCTCGGGTTGGGGAAAACGAACGCCGAATCGGCTGAGATGCGCGAAAACCTGCACCCGGTCATTCCGAAGCACATTTTTACGGTGCTCCTGGTCGCCAACAGCCGCAGTGAGCTGATGTTTCAAGCAAAGACGATCGACGCGATCCTGCAGGAGACCGGCGGAAAGCCGTTCGAGATGGTCGAGCAGGAGAACTTCCGCGATATCATCACGCTGCTGCTGGTCAAAGGCGGGAGCGTGCCTGCTCGCGGGGTGTTCTCGCCCACCGGCTCTTTCAGCCCGATCCTGTGCGGTTTCTTCGCGACCCGCGGCACGCTGGTCAAGGCGATGGACGATTCGGAGGAAATCAAGCGCAAGCATATCGAGTCGGGCCTTTTGGGGGATGACATGGGAGAAGGCGGCTGGGGGCCGCTCATTCTGGATCATGGGCATTCCGAGTATTTTGAAAATGAAACCCTGTTTGACCCGCAGGTCCCGGATTCGATTCAGGCGCTCGTGGATGTGACCACAGAGACAAATGAGTCCCTGGCGAAAAAGAAGCTGATCATCCCCTTCCTCAGCCAGGTGAAGGTTGCGCGGGCGCAAAAGAAGTCGGCGCACGATACGATCGCCCCGCACATGAACACCGATTATCGCCACCTGCAGCGAAAGTTCAAACAGGTGTTCGACCCGAACGATACCGCCGACTCATGCAATTACATTGACGCCGGGAAATGA
- a CDS encoding VWA domain-containing protein, translating to MSMRSRRLFSVSVTCSAGLIPFAMAILLLSSSQVFASVERHIEPEEEASTKNVVFVIDVSNSMYDIIDDLKKALKDYVQESSVGDSVSLVTFGNSAKLHYRKTIDDFNDFTQILEFCDSLSCPDDFTYLPCGLKKGIEELYQLHLMNPSSESILVLMSDGVNHPPESIEDESLITYDSILKQFSPSFAPGTQWFITYVALKGKPDAGLFDFVKTCRGGTIKLGGKLQGGISEVKIRHDVSMAEESTLELGTACLPLKTTIPLLLKPVRGKPAGQRIQIEGMLIDDPLSRHITLQVSPNEIICPKNEIRIDMEIAIEGKWDGAIQGVLNFIPPEGSLLIIHPSHFLLRAKKPIKILIGRLDPATGTYEWGKAFLLSLGPLRAGDTVEEKFALKLEGLQPFEDIQLNIIPKIELPPGVECRAEIDISRLRKEGMTEAVVRAFAQKETILSNGREWNGELTLRTSSPEFILPKEPLGLQIRAAVLNHSFHWKKWLLILLASVLITGTVGGAKVLSDKKFVPAEGTLLVLECPQSLQLEYIDLKQISEKTRRKRLTIGSDKSSDISIRHKSVNEHHARLKIARRMGGTHLLLKSLGANTVYLNKTPLKKETRITDRDVIQIGEFQFLYCNSPLKQVVVHYKDGSVKYGIPLTWNIEEKGFLLQTEKEAGGTPTYVSFVDLKAVFFVKHFDKEIARKMKFSSFFAQKDHLRVLFKDGEKMDGYTIKDYDPKAERFFLVPQSATDKEENNICVLVERIFTNKIKVLKDAEPNAPASRSN from the coding sequence ATGTCCATGAGAAGCCGTCGTCTTTTTTCCGTCAGTGTCACTTGTTCTGCAGGGCTTATTCCGTTCGCGATGGCAATTCTCTTGCTGTCGTCCTCACAAGTGTTTGCCTCTGTCGAGCGGCACATAGAACCCGAGGAAGAAGCTTCTACAAAGAATGTCGTCTTTGTGATCGACGTCTCCAATAGCATGTACGACATCATTGATGATTTGAAGAAGGCGCTAAAGGATTACGTACAGGAATCGTCTGTCGGTGATTCGGTCTCACTTGTTACCTTTGGCAACAGCGCGAAACTGCACTACCGAAAAACAATAGATGACTTCAATGATTTCACGCAGATACTCGAGTTCTGCGATAGTCTCAGTTGTCCGGATGACTTCACATATCTTCCATGCGGCTTGAAAAAAGGAATTGAGGAGCTTTATCAGTTGCACCTGATGAACCCCTCGAGCGAATCGATCCTTGTATTGATGAGTGATGGAGTAAATCATCCGCCAGAAAGCATCGAGGATGAATCGCTTATAACCTACGACTCCATACTGAAGCAGTTCAGCCCGAGCTTTGCACCGGGCACGCAGTGGTTCATTACGTACGTGGCTCTGAAGGGAAAACCCGATGCAGGATTATTCGATTTCGTGAAAACCTGTCGCGGGGGGACGATCAAGCTCGGCGGAAAGCTGCAGGGAGGGATCTCGGAGGTGAAGATCAGGCATGACGTCTCCATGGCGGAGGAGTCCACCCTGGAATTGGGTACCGCATGCTTGCCTCTTAAGACAACTATCCCACTGCTCCTCAAGCCGGTTCGAGGAAAGCCGGCTGGGCAGAGGATCCAGATCGAAGGCATGCTCATTGATGATCCGCTCAGTCGGCATATCACGCTGCAGGTTAGCCCAAACGAGATCATCTGCCCGAAGAACGAAATCAGGATCGATATGGAAATTGCCATTGAGGGAAAATGGGACGGCGCTATTCAGGGGGTCCTGAATTTCATACCTCCCGAAGGCTCTCTGCTCATCATTCATCCCTCGCACTTCCTCCTGAGGGCGAAAAAGCCGATCAAGATACTGATCGGCAGACTCGATCCCGCAACAGGCACATACGAATGGGGCAAAGCATTCCTGTTATCGCTCGGCCCTTTGAGAGCCGGAGATACGGTCGAGGAAAAGTTCGCACTCAAGCTGGAGGGCCTGCAACCCTTTGAAGATATCCAACTAAATATCATTCCCAAAATCGAATTGCCGCCCGGCGTTGAATGTCGGGCTGAAATAGATATTTCTCGACTAAGGAAAGAGGGCATGACGGAAGCCGTGGTGAGAGCGTTCGCCCAGAAGGAAACCATCCTCTCGAATGGAAGAGAGTGGAACGGGGAGCTTACCCTGAGGACTTCCAGCCCTGAATTTATTCTACCGAAGGAGCCGCTGGGCCTCCAGATTCGGGCTGCGGTCCTTAACCACTCATTCCACTGGAAGAAGTGGTTATTGATTCTGCTCGCTTCAGTGTTGATAACGGGAACGGTGGGAGGCGCGAAAGTGCTCTCGGACAAAAAATTCGTTCCGGCGGAAGGAACGCTGCTCGTCCTCGAATGTCCCCAGAGCCTGCAACTGGAATATATCGACCTGAAACAGATAAGCGAAAAAACGAGAAGAAAAAGGCTAACCATTGGGAGTGACAAATCTTCCGATATTTCAATTCGACACAAGAGCGTGAATGAACACCATGCCAGATTGAAAATCGCTCGCAGGATGGGCGGCACGCACCTTCTCCTGAAAAGCCTCGGCGCCAACACTGTTTATCTGAATAAAACCCCCCTGAAAAAGGAAACCAGAATTACCGACAGAGATGTGATTCAGATAGGCGAATTTCAATTCCTTTACTGCAACAGCCCCTTAAAGCAAGTGGTGGTTCATTATAAAGACGGCAGCGTTAAATATGGGATTCCTTTGACGTGGAACATTGAGGAAAAAGGTTTTCTCTTGCAGACGGAGAAAGAAGCCGGCGGGACACCCACGTACGTCTCCTTCGTCGATTTAAAGGCTGTCTTCTTCGTCAAGCATTTCGACAAGGAGATCGCTCGCAAAATGAAGTTCTCCAGTTTCTTCGCGCAGAAGGATCACCTCCGCGTTCTGTTCAAGGACGGCGAAAAAATGGATGGGTACACGATAAAGGATTATGATCCGAAAGCAGAAAGATTCTTTCTGGTTCCTCAATCTGCAACGGACAAGGAGGAAAACAATATCTGCGTTCTTGTTGAACGAATATTCACGAACAAAATCAAAGTTCTGAAAGATGCTGAGCCTAATGCGCCCGCTTCGCGGTCAAACTAG